One Bernardetia sp. genomic window, TGTTGAGACTTACTAAACCTATGAATTTCATCAATAAAAAGAATCGCTCGTGTTTGTCTTTTAGCTTTTTCTATCACCTCTCTAACATCTTTCACTCCCGCACTAATCGCACTTAGCGTATGAAAAGGACGTTTTAAAGCCTTTGCAATCAACAGAGCAAGCGTAGTTTTGCCAATCCCTGGTGCGCCCCAAAGAATCATTGACGGAACTGCTCCAGAAGAAATTACACGAGCCAATACACCATTATTTCCAATCAGATGACTTTGTCCAATCACTTCCTCTAAACTTTGAGGGCGCATTCGTTCGGCTAACGGTGGATTTTGAGAAGTTTGAGAAAGCATTTTGAGCGTGTTTTTATTGAGTTTGTTTTTAGCCTGTAAAATAACTCAATTACATTTTCTTATCAAAATCGTATCAGATGAGTTTTATTTTACCCATTCCACTATCTATTTAACCCCTATCAAGTCTGAATATTTACCAAACTGATAGGGTGTAGGCTTTACTGAATTTTTTTTTTTACAAAAATTATCACAGATTCACTTATTCTTGTAACCATAATAGAGCTTTATCTTCCTTATCAAAATAATGTGTGATAAACTCTGCTTCAGTATTGTCTTCTATAAGCTGTTCAATAGATATTTGTGAAAAAATATCTGAACTCAAAATAATTGCAAGTTTAGATACTCCTATGTTCTTAAAAACAGGAAAAACTAATTCATTATGCCATTCTTGCATATTAGGTGTAATCACAAAGCTCATTTGAGTAGTTCGTGCCAAAATGTTAGTAGGTTTGTATTCTTTTATAGCTACTATTTCAGCTTGAATTTCATTTTTAAACTCTTCTTCTGTCATGTCTTCCGAATCAGAAAGCCACTCAATAATTAGAAGTTCCTTTTTTGGAAGAATGTTAATAGATACGAATTTACTTTTATATATATTTTGCATAATGTTGTACAATTTGATTGTAGGCTTAGAACTTGTTTAAGAATAGTTTTCTAGTGCAAGATTGCATTTGTGCTTACCGTTTCGTCAGCATATGCTGATGAACTGAAAGTCGGCGTAGCCAAAAAGTGCGCTTGAACGAGAAATAATAAATAAAATTTATTTTATACTTCATTCAAGCTACTTTTTTACATTGAACTTGTTTAAGAATGTAGATTTATGTTATCAAAAAAAGAGGTCAAAATAGTTATCATTGTAAATAACCACATTTGCAACGTAACCATTTTTTCCTCTATGTACGTAAACCTATCAAAAAAAATTATAACAGAAAATATTTTACCTTATTTAGAGCAATTTTCCAAAGGTCGTCGGATAAAAGTCGCTCTTTGGCGTATTATTAAAGCTATTGTTTATCGTTTAAAATCAAGTTGTCAATGGCGAGAACTTCCAATGAAACAATTTTATTCTTAAAACAACTTCTTAGGAAAAGTCTAAGCACAAAAATCAATTTCTTTATTTATAAATTTTTAAGATATTATCAAAAATTCTACGTCTTTATGAATTTGGTTTCAATTTGAAATTATTTTATATCTTTCAAGGGTGCTTATATTACCATTCATTATTTTTAATAATTGATGCTTGACAAGTTAAAGTAAAACATTTATCTCTTGTCAAATACTTTCTTGGAAGAAAAAAACGTTGGAAATGAAATAAAATCATATAGAGACAAAAGTTTTGAAAAGTATAAAAAACAACAAAAGATAACTATGATTAAGCCTTATCATGATTATTTTTTTTAAATTCATTTTCCATAGCATTGAGGGTTGCATACTCAACGCTATGAAGAAATAAGCACGATGCGATTTTTAGTAAATAATTGATAATCAGTCACGTAAAAAACTGTGATAACCTTTGTCATATTTTTTGCTTTCCCTATTTTTTTAAATAGAACTAATGTCAGAAGATGAACGGTTCATAATCCAGTTATTAGCCTCTTCTGTATTGTCAAAATATTGTACTTCAAAGCTTTGACTTCCTGCATCACCTTCCATGGTCTGCTCAATAGAAAGCTGAGAAATAAATTCTTTTGATACTATAATGGCATATTTTTTCAATCCTGCTGCTATAAAGCGTGGAAATACCTCGTTATCTACCCAATTCTGTAACTCTACGGAAATTGTAAACGTAAAGTCACGTGTGTCATCTAAAATGTATTGAACTTTATATTCTTCAGTATATTCTGCAATCTTAATAACTTCAGAAGAAAAAGTATCTTCATCCAAATCTTCTGTTTTAGATGTCCAAGATTTTGAAAGAATAGATTTTGTCTTGTCAAAGTTAATAGTTTGATATTCACTATTGTAAATTTCCATGATTATGATATTTTGGTTATAATGATATATTTAACTCTGCGCTAAAATAAATATTTTAGAGTGAAAAAAATAACTATAAAATGAAAATTAACTGCTTATGTATTGTTTTGGTAAATAATTTAAGATTTAAATTGATTTATTATTTTATAGTAATTAGGTTAGTGTAAATTTATTGAAACAAGGAAATTCTTATGGTAGAAAAAAAGAAAATATTGTATATATTGCGCTAGCTAGAATATTGGGTATGAACAGATATTTGTTCTGTGTATCACAGAATAGGGAAAAAGTACCATTCGTTGTTGTTTTAGCATAGCGACACCAACAACTTTTATCTCAATGTCTAGTAATTTAATATTGCATTTCAATAAATTCTATTCTAATTAAATAAACCAATTTAGATATATGTCAAGATTTCAAGGTAAAGTTTGTATTGTTACAGGAGGGGGAAGTGGTATTGGATTAGCTGCTGCCCGTTTATTTTTAGCAGAAGGAGCTAAAGTTATGATTACTGGGCGTACACAGGAAAAACTTGATACTGCTTGTCAAGAACTTGCAAGTGATAATGTACGTGGTATAAAAAGTGATATTTCAGTCTCTGAAGATCGTAAACTTTTAGTAGCAGAAACTGTAAAGGCTTTTGGAAAGATTGATATATTATACATCAATTCAGGTATAGCCAAAGCTGCTCCTATTGAACAAATGACAGAAGAAATGTATGATGAAGTTTTGGCTATTAATTTGAAAGGGCCTTACTTTTTAATTCAAGCAGCTCTCCCACAAATGAATGATGGAGGATCAATTATATTTACAGGTTCTATTTCTAATCAGATTGGACAACACTCACTAAGTGCATATGCTGCTAGTAAAGCAGGACTACGTTCTTTAGCCCGTACTCTGAGTACTGAATTATTACCACGCAATATTCGCATCAATATGGTTAGTCCTGGTGTTACAAAAACTCCTATTCTTGATATGCCTGGACTTTCAGCAGAGCAAGTGCAAGAAATGATACAATCTCTAGCTTCTCAAAACCCTATGAAACGCATTGCTCAACCTGAAGAAATTGCAAAGGCAGCACTATTTTTGGCTTCTAATGATGCATCTTACATGTTAGGAACTGAAATTATTGCTGATGGAGGTTTTACACAATTACAACTTACATAAAATGTGCTAAAAAAAAGTAAGCTCTCACTCACATTTTGTGAGTGAGAGCTACGTATTCAGCTCCCAACCGTATATTTTTTAGTTCTAACGTTATAATTGTAAAACAACTCAGTCAATTACGGTTTCTTATCAAAATCGTATCAGACAAGTTTTATTTTACCCATTCCTCCATCTATTCCTATTACTTGTCCTGTTATCCAAGTGCTTTCATCGGAGAGTAAAAAGGCAGATGCAGCAGCTAAATCTTCGGCTGTTCCTACTCTTCCCAATGGATGGCGTTTGTCAGAGGCTTCTCGTTTATCTTCTGTGGAAAGTAGAGCCTTCGCTAGTGGTGTATCTGTGAGTGAAGGTGCAAGTACGTTTACTCGTATTTTTTGAGAGGCTAATTCAGCTGCCAACGATTGTCCTAAACCTTCGACGGCTGATTTTGCTGTGGCAATACTGGCGTGAAAATTCATCCCTACTTTTGAGGCTACTGTACTAAACAAGACAATACTGCTCGTATCGGCTTTTTTTAAGGCTTTAAGGCTGTGTTGGATTACTTTTACTGCTCCCAAAACGTTTATCTGAAAATCTTTTTCAAAATCCTGTGTTTTAAGCCTTGCAAAAGGTTTTAAATTGATACTTCCTGCACAATATACCAATCCGTGTAGCACGTCTGGAAGTTCTAAATTATCAATTTCTCCTGTTATGTCTAGTTCTGTGTGTGTGGAGGTAATTCCTTCTGGCTTGGAGCGTGAGGCTGTAAAAAGTGTTGCTCCAGCAGCTTCAAGTTGTTTGGCTAGTGCGTGTCCGATACCAGAACTTGCGCCAATGATTAATATATTTTTACCTTCAAAATTAGTGTTGCTCATTATTGAAAAAATAAGTTTGAAAAGTGGGTTGTATTTTGCTTCACTAAGAGAATGTAGGTCTAAATTGTTTTCTTAATTAAAAACAAATAAGACGAGGAAGGCTGTAACATAAAAGGATTTTAGCCGACTTTTCAATACCTTTGCAAAAAATAGGGGAAGATTCATAATAATCTTCAAACAAACAAAATCAACATTCAATTATGAATATTTTAAATAAACAAAAACTTATTATTATTGGTGCAGCAGTAGGCGCAATCGTTGGATTCTTTTATTGGAAAGAAATTGGTTGTCTTTCTGGAAGCTGTGCTATAAAATCAGTTTGGTACAACATGACAGGCTACGGATTGGTTATGGGTGGACTTTTAGGTTCAATTATTCAAGAGCAGATTAAAAGAAAAAATAAATAATATTTGTCGTTGTTGGAGACACCAACAACGACGTAGATAATGCGATTTTAACTGATTAATCATCATAAAATAGAATTTTTAATTATAAGCTAAAATTTATTCGTAATTAGCTTCGCTGCTTTAGCAGGTCGTAATTAATTAATTCGTAATTAAAATATATGGCAATTATAGGACTTTTTTACGGAACAGATACAGGAAATACAGAAACCGTCTCTATGCAAATTAGAGAAATGCTAGGAGAAGAGTTTATAGATTTATACAACTTTGGCGAACATGACGCACAAGCTGTTATTCCTTATGAATATTTAATTTTTGGCGCACCTACTTGGTACGATGGCGAGCTTCAAAGCGACTGGGAGGAAATCTTGCCAGAGTTTGAAAATATAGATTTTACTGGAAAGAAAGTGGCAATTTTTGGTCTTGGCGACCAGTGGGGTTATGGCGAGTGGTTTTGTGATGCTATCGGAATGATTGGTGAGGTAATAGAGCAAAAAGGAGGAGAACTTGTAGGTTTTTGGTCTAAGGAAGGTTACGATTACGAAAACTCAAAAGGTGAGCGTGATGGAGTTTTTATGGGACTTCCCATAGATGAAGACAACCAGCCAGAAATGACACAAGAACGTCTAAATGCGTGGCTTCCACAAATTTTAGAAGAGTTTGGCTTAGAAGTAGAGACGGAATAATATTTTTTAGAGTACTGGACATCAATATATTTGCTGTTCTGTGAGTCACAGAACAGAGAAAAAACACCGTTTGTTGGTGTTTTAGCGTAGCGACACCAACAACTTTTTATATCATGTCCAGTACTCTAAATATTCTTTCCTCTACAGATAGTTTTTTATGAGGCAGAACTTCGGTTCTGTCTTTTTTTATATTTTATGATTCTTAGCGATTTGCTAATTTTATTACAGAAACTTTGTTCTTACTCCTTTTAGTATTGCATTTAGTTTCTTACTTTTGAATATAAATTAATTTCCTCGTATTCTTTTATTTCTTTCTATGAATAGCCGTCTTACTACTGGTTTACTCTTACTTGCTGTTGCTTTTTTGTTAGGATATATTTTGATAGAAAAGTTTAGCCAAGTAGTTTTGGGAAGTGAAATGAAGACGCTACCAGAAGGTTATCATAATGTTCTTGTTCGTGTACCCACTACTTTTGAGTTTTGTGGGGAGCAAGTGCCATTATACGATGAAGAAGTCAGAGAAAGTTTTGACAAAGAACTCTATATTAATGTTTTTCGCCATTCTTCTACAAGCCTTATTATCAAGCGTTCTGAAAAGTTTTTTCCTATTATTGAAAAAATTTTAAGAGAAGAAGGTGTTCCAGAAGATATGAAGTATATCGCTGTTATTGAAAGTGGGCTTGAAAATGTGCGTTCTCGTTCTGGAGCAGACGGATATTGGCAGTTTATGGAAGAGACAGCAAAAGAATTTGATTTAGAAATTGCAAAGGAAGTAGATGAACGTTATCATATAGAAAAATCTACTCGTGCAGCTTGTAAGTATTTAAAACGTTCGTATAAAAAATTTGAAAACTGGACACTTGTAGCAGCGTCTTACAATCGTGGAATGGGAGGAATGAATGCTGCCCTTCGCAATCAGAATGCAATTTCTTATTACGATGTAGCTCTAAACCCTGAAACAGCTCGCTATATCTATCGTGCTTTGGCATTTAAGGAAATTATGCAACATCCAGAAAAATACGGTTTCGTTATTCCTAAAGAGTTACGTTATCCTCCAGTAGAATATAGAAAAATTACGCTTGATAGCACCATCAATGATATTTCGGCTCTTGCTACAAGATATGGAATGAGTTACAAAACGCTCAAATATCATAATCCTTGGCTTTTAATGAACACTCTTACTTTTTCTAAGAAAGACTTGAAAGAAGGTAAAACATATACACTTTTTGTTCCTCAAAATCCACCTATTCCACATTCAAATATTTTGGCTCAAGAATCTTTAGCTATGAAGGAAATGCTTGATTCTATTCTCAAAGAAGAAGATACTGTTATCGATATTCAAGATATAAAATAGATTAAAGTATTGGACATTATATAAAAATTTGTGGGCGTAGCTATACTAAAACTCCAACAAACGATATTTTCTCCCTGTTCTATGGCTTACAGAACAGCAAATACATTGGTGTCCAGTACTCTAAAAATAGATTTTTTCTTGATAGTAATAAAAAAACGAATAAAGCTAAACACCTTATTCGTTTTTTATGAAATACTGAATATTTATCTATTCTTCTGAATGCTTTACAGAAACAAGATTAAAGTTCAAATCAATAGATTCAATGTAATCTTCGCCATTCTCTAACATATCATAATCATCTTCTCTATAATGCCAGTTGATGGTTACGTCTCCTCCTTTTTCCTTTTCATATAATTCTAACGTTTCTAAGAGGTCTTGGAAACGCCTAGAAGTTGCTGTATTAAAATAAGAAAGGCGAAAGTTAAGAGTAATTTTCCTTTTAGGAGTTTGTAGATAACGCTCTAACCAATCAAAAACAGGCGCAAATACTTCTTCTGCGTGTTCTGGATAAGATTGTCCTTCTATACTCAAAATCCCCTCTTCCCCATTAAAGTCAATCGTTGGGGTAAACTTTTGTCCTTTGAAAAAAAAATTTTCCATAATGGTTTGCTATGTTTTTGATAGCTTATGCTTTTCTTAGTAGTTGTATCAAAATTAAGAATAGAAAATGAATCTAAGCTCAATTTATATTAATTTTTAGTATATCTTTTTTTTATGTATCTGTTGGTTGCCAGTCTTTATTTACTGTTACAGTAATTGAAAAAAAGCTAAGATGTTCTGAAATAGTATCAAAACGTATTTTTAAAGGATTGCCAGAGCGTCTTACCATATCTATTAACCCTACATGTGCACCTGTGCTTGTTTTGCCTTTGGCGTTTTTTCTTTCTTGTCTATAATACGCTGTTAAGCTCTCTTTATCCAGACCGTTTATGTAATTGCAACGCTCTTCTAAGGCTTCTCGCTGATGCTTTTTTACCATATTTCCAGCACTCAATGAGTAATGGTTTCCCAAATCACGAATAGAAACAATGCCTACTCCAATGTGTGAATCAGTAGTATGAAAGTGTTTTTTTTCAGCTGAATGATGATAAATATTTTGAGCCAGTTCAATAAAAATGGCAAAAATTTTACTTTTTATTGTTTCTCGGTCAGATATTTTTTCTTTTAAGTTCTCTGCAATTTCTGATAATACAGATTGCGACAAAGCACCTTGAAAAATAGCAGTAACACCATTTTTATTAAACTCGTTGTAATATTTAGTAATCTGAAAATCGTCGTGCATATTATGCCGAAATATAGGAGAATTAATTAAATAATAGATTCAACGAATAATAAAAAAGTATTCGCTTTGTTTAGTGTTCTAATGTATTGGTAAAAGTAGTTTCTAATTTATTTTTGAAAAATAAAATTAGGATATGTATATCAATGATATTCTTAAACCAAATCTTTAATCAGCATCTTATATTAGATAAGCTATGCACAATTTAACATATATAAATCAGAAATCAAATACTTTTTATTAAAAAGCTCAACACTTTATACAAGATATAAAATATATTTTGTAAGTGTTGAAGTGAATACCTTTTGATAAGAACAGATTTATATTTTTACAGATAACAAGGGTACAAATATATGTTTTATAATCCAATACTCAAATA contains:
- a CDS encoding DUF6132 family protein, whose product is MNILNKQKLIIIGAAVGAIVGFFYWKEIGCLSGSCAIKSVWYNMTGYGLVMGGLLGSIIQEQIKRKNK
- a CDS encoding SDR family NAD(P)-dependent oxidoreductase, with amino-acid sequence MSNTNFEGKNILIIGASSGIGHALAKQLEAAGATLFTASRSKPEGITSTHTELDITGEIDNLELPDVLHGLVYCAGSINLKPFARLKTQDFEKDFQINVLGAVKVIQHSLKALKKADTSSIVLFSTVASKVGMNFHASIATAKSAVEGLGQSLAAELASQKIRVNVLAPSLTDTPLAKALLSTEDKREASDKRHPLGRVGTAEDLAAASAFLLSDESTWITGQVIGIDGGMGKIKLV
- a CDS encoding glucose 1-dehydrogenase — encoded protein: MSRFQGKVCIVTGGGSGIGLAAARLFLAEGAKVMITGRTQEKLDTACQELASDNVRGIKSDISVSEDRKLLVAETVKAFGKIDILYINSGIAKAAPIEQMTEEMYDEVLAINLKGPYFLIQAALPQMNDGGSIIFTGSISNQIGQHSLSAYAASKAGLRSLARTLSTELLPRNIRINMVSPGVTKTPILDMPGLSAEQVQEMIQSLASQNPMKRIAQPEEIAKAALFLASNDASYMLGTEIIADGGFTQLQLT
- a CDS encoding AAA family ATPase — translated: MLSQTSQNPPLAERMRPQSLEEVIGQSHLIGNNGVLARVISSGAVPSMILWGAPGIGKTTLALLIAKALKRPFHTLSAISAGVKDVREVIEKAKRQTRAILFIDEIHRFSKSQ
- a CDS encoding SiaB family protein kinase is translated as MHDDFQITKYYNEFNKNGVTAIFQGALSQSVLSEIAENLKEKISDRETIKSKIFAIFIELAQNIYHHSAEKKHFHTTDSHIGVGIVSIRDLGNHYSLSAGNMVKKHQREALEERCNYINGLDKESLTAYYRQERKNAKGKTSTGAHVGLIDMVRRSGNPLKIRFDTISEHLSFFSITVTVNKDWQPTDT
- a CDS encoding flavodoxin; this translates as MAIIGLFYGTDTGNTETVSMQIREMLGEEFIDLYNFGEHDAQAVIPYEYLIFGAPTWYDGELQSDWEEILPEFENIDFTGKKVAIFGLGDQWGYGEWFCDAIGMIGEVIEQKGGELVGFWSKEGYDYENSKGERDGVFMGLPIDEDNQPEMTQERLNAWLPQILEEFGLEVETE
- a CDS encoding lytic transglycosylase domain-containing protein, producing the protein MNSRLTTGLLLLAVAFLLGYILIEKFSQVVLGSEMKTLPEGYHNVLVRVPTTFEFCGEQVPLYDEEVRESFDKELYINVFRHSSTSLIIKRSEKFFPIIEKILREEGVPEDMKYIAVIESGLENVRSRSGADGYWQFMEETAKEFDLEIAKEVDERYHIEKSTRAACKYLKRSYKKFENWTLVAASYNRGMGGMNAALRNQNAISYYDVALNPETARYIYRALAFKEIMQHPEKYGFVIPKELRYPPVEYRKITLDSTINDISALATRYGMSYKTLKYHNPWLLMNTLTFSKKDLKEGKTYTLFVPQNPPIPHSNILAQESLAMKEMLDSILKEEDTVIDIQDIK
- a CDS encoding DUF1987 domain-containing protein; its protein translation is MENFFFKGQKFTPTIDFNGEEGILSIEGQSYPEHAEEVFAPVFDWLERYLQTPKRKITLNFRLSYFNTATSRRFQDLLETLELYEKEKGGDVTINWHYREDDYDMLENGEDYIESIDLNFNLVSVKHSEE